The Bacillus sp. Y1 genome includes the window AAATAGCTATATTCTTGTTTTTTTAGCAGATTAATAAAATATCCTACAACAGGAACAGTGGGAGGATTGGAGACAAATAGTACATGCTCCTTAGATTTACTAAATAGGAGATTAAATAGTACACTTAAAGTAAAACTAAAATAGTTAATTATCCGCCCTATTGAAGAGTTTTTGTTAAAATTCGATGTCCATATTCTAGAAATGTTTATCCCTTTATAATTGTCATTAGTTAACAATTTTCTCTTTTCTTCATTATATATGTTTCTAGATGTAACTACCGAAACTTCCATTCCATATGATACTAGATCCTCAGCCAATTCTGTCAATACCTTGCTTGAACCCGTTTTATTAGGATAGAAAAATTCCGAAACAATTACTATGCTTTTTGACTTATCATTACGTGGCAAGAATGTCATCCTTCCTGAATTAAGTAACGTTTTATATTTTTTATTATTTGCACTAATAATTTATTTATCGACAACTAATTACAAGTTATTACAAATTTAACTAAGCTATCATACCACATTATTACAATAAAAAACAGTCAAAACAAGTAATCTCTTGTGACCTTTTGACTAGTGAATAAACATGAAAAATAACCAGTTTTTCAAAGAAAAACTGGTTATTTACTTTTTAAGAACTAATTGATAGAAGGAATTTTTTCTTCTTTTCGTTCTTCAATATACTTAACCACATCATCCCACTTAAACAGTAAGCGAGTAAAATCCTCTTCACTAATATTTATTCCTGTTTGTACTTCGATAAACTCTAACTCTGAAGTTGCCTTAATACCATGGCGTTTACCAGCTGGTAAATGAATCGTGTCTCCAGCCTTTACGTTCAAAATTTCACTATCTAACGCAAGCTCTCCTTCGCCTCTTACAATAGTCCACACTTCATCTCTCATATTATGGAAGTGGTAACTAGAATTGCTTCCCTCACGAATACAAATACGCTTTGTAATCATTTCTTGACCACCATCATATTTACCATAGTCTAATGTTTTAGACCAACCCCATACACGTTCCTCATACATAGGTGGTGAATCGAATTGTGATATTAGTTCCTTGATATTTGGGCTTTTCGCTTTATCTGAAACAAGAATTCCATCTGGGCTAACAGCTACTACTACATCATCTAACCCAACAATCGTAACAGGTATATCTAGTTCATTTATTAAATGAGTATTTTTTGAATCAGAACTAATAACTCCCTTACCAATTTTATTAACAGTCATTTCCTCAGTAAGGGTATTCCATGTACCAAGATCCTTCCAGTATCCATCATATGGCAAGACTATAATTTTATCAGCCTTTTCAACTACTTCGTAATCAAAGCTAATTTTAGGCAATTCGCTATAATTAGCCTCTAAATGATAATAGTCAAGTGGAAGATTCTTATTTTCTAAGATTTCTAGAATATACTTTAATTTAAATGCAAATACTCCACAATTCCATAAAGCATTTTGTTCAAGTAGTCGCTGAGCTTTTTCTTCGTTAGGTTTTTCAGCAAATGAACTTACTGTTTTATAAGAGTTAGTATCCTCTGATGAGTTAGGGACAATATAACCATATTTTGTTGAAGGATAAGTCGGTTGAACTCCCAATAATCCTAAGTCAGCTTTAGATTGTTTTACTGCTTCTTCTAATTGCTTAACTTTATCAAAGAAGGTAGTTTCTACAAAAGGGTCAACTGGCAATACAGCAATAATCTCATCTTCACTAACGTTTTGTACGGTGTATAAGTAAGATGCAGCCAATGCTATAGCTGGGAATGTGTCACGTCTTTCCGGTTCAATAATAAGAGGAACATCAAATCCAACTTGACTATGAATCATGTCTCTTTGCATTTTAGATGTAGCAATTACAGCGGAGTTTGCGAGACCAACTGTCTTTAACTGACCCCATACACGTTGAACCATAGATTGATTTTGTGCATTTTCATCTTTAAGAACTTTTAAAAATTGTTTTGAACGAGTATCGTTGGAAAGTGGCCAAAGTCTTTTTCCGGATCCACCTGACAATAGTACTAGTTTCATATATTAAGTTCCCCCAATACTTATAATATTTATATATTAAGTAAATAATTATCGTTTACCATATGGAAAATAAATAACAAATAACCTTTTATATATTAACATTGATTACTGAAAGAGAAAAGTATTTGTGGGTATAAGGTAATAATTACTGATTCCCTTATTTATTTCCTGATACTTTCCTACTATAAAATCCATGTTCATTTCCAATTACTAAAAGAAGGGATGCTCGAGAGCAAACCTTCCCACATTCTAATTAGAAACTAATCGATTTACTTCCTCCATAACAAAGGTACAAATACTTTCTAGCTTCTTCTCACTTTGTTCCAGATTCTCCGCCTTTACTCCAAAGTAAAACTTCGCTTTTGGTTCTGTCCCAGAAGGTCGTAAGCAGAACCAAGACCCATCACTCAAGTGGAACTTTAATACATTTGATTTTGGTAAATCAATAACGTTTTCGGAACCAGAGATAATATCTAAGCTTTTTCCCTTACTATAATCTTCAATCGTTCTAACTTGTAGTCCAGCTACCTCCAATAACGGCTGTTTCCGGAACTGATCCATAATATACGCTATTCTTTGGGCTCCGTCTATTCCTTTTAATGTAATAGACTTTAAATCCTCCCGATAAAAACCATATTTTTCAAATATCTCTAATAGGCCTTCATAAAGAGATTTCCCTTTAGCTTTATAGAATGCAGCAACTTCTGCAACAAAGACAGCTGACTGAACAGCATCTTTATCACGGACAAAATCACCCACTAAATATCCATAGCTTTCCTCATAACCAAATAAGAATGTATTTGATTTCGTCTGTTCAAACTCATGAATTTTTTCACCAATGAATTTAAACCCTGTTAAGGTGTCGATAGTTTCGATTCCATATGCTTTAGCAATTTCACGACCAATCTCTGATGTTACAATTGTTTTCACAACTACACCATTACTCGGAAGGGTACCTTGTTCTTTTTTCTGTGATAGTAGGTACTCAAGCATAAGTCCTCCGAGTTGATTTCCCGTTAGTACAATATACTCCCCAGATTGATTTTTCACAGCAACTCCTAATCGGTCAGCATCAGGATCTGTGGCAAGTAGTAGATCGGCATTTTCTCTTTCACCATAAGCAATTGCAAGCTCAAATGCTGCGTGTTCTTCAGGATTTGGTGATGTAACAGTAGAGAAATTTGGATCTGGTAATTCCTGCTCTTTAACTATTGTAACGTTCTCGAAGCCAAATGCTTTTAACCCATCTCGCACAGGGTGATTGGCTGTACCATGTAGAGGTGAAAATACAATTTTTAGGTCTCTAGATACTTTCTTTACTAATTCTTTATTTTGTTGAATATTCTCTAGAGCTGTAATGTATGCACTATCAACTTTTTTTCCTATATATGTTAGGAGTTCTTTTTCTAAAAGTACTTCTTCTTGTTCAACAGCTACTATTAACTCGTCTTCCACTTCATTAATATACTTGATTATTTCATTTACACCTTCAGGAGGCAATTGACCTCCATCTTCTCCATATACTTTAAAACCATTGTACTCTGGGGGATTATGGCTTGCTGTAATAACAACTCCAGATACAGCATTTAGATATCTAACTGCAAATGAGAGAAGTGGAGTAGGACGAAGCTCTTCAAACAAATATACTTTTACTCCGTGTTTTCCAGCTGTTTTGGCAACTTCAAGAGCAAACTCACGGGATTTATGACGAGAGTCATATGCTATTACAAGCCCTCTTTGTTTCGCATTCTCACCTTGGTGGTCTATATATTTTGCTAATCCTTCTGACGCCCTTCGAATGGTGTATATATTCATTCGATTTATTCCAGGACCAATCTCCCCCCTCATTCCACCTGTACCAAACTCTAAATGCTTGTAAAAGCTATCTTCTAACATGCTTTTATTATCTTGAATATCATTTAATTGCTGCTTAAGTTCAGTATCTAAATCATTCTTTTTTGTCCATCGTTCAATGTTTTTTTCCCAATTCATAACTATAATTACTCCCAGCTTTTTTCATTATTATTAACCACCACTATTTTCGATAGTACCAAAAGGAACAACTGCATCATAAAGCATTATGTATTTTGTGATAAAAAAAAGAGCATCATCACGGCACACTCTTTATAGTGACTGCTATGACAATGCTCCAGAGGACTTAGATTAATCAAACATCTTCTTTGCAGTTTGTTCTTTTTCTACCTTTTTCATATCAGCTTCAACCATTAAACGAACAAGTTCTTCAAAAGAAGTTCTTGTAGGATTCCATCCTAATAATGTTTTCGCCTTGTTTGGATCACCAAGTAACTGGTCAACTTCAGCAGGACGGAAGAACTTTGGATCAACGTCAACAATTGTTTCACCTGTCGCTTTATTAATTCCCTTTTCTTCTACACCGTTGCCTTTCCACTCAATCTCAATACCTACGTGCTTAAATGAAAGCTCTACGAATTCTCGTACCGTATGCATTTCACCTGTAGCAATTACAAAGTCTTCAGGGTTTTGATGCTGAAGAATTAACCACATACACTCAACATAATCCTTCGCATATCCCCAGTCACGTAAAGAATCAAGATTTCCTAATGAAAGCTTTGTTTGTTTGCCTTGGGCAATTCTAGCCGCAGCAAGAGTTATCTTACGAGTAACAAATGTTTCTCCACGTCTTTCTGATTCATGATTGAAAAGAATTCCGTTTACAGCAAACATGTTATATGATTCTCTGTAATTTTTTGTAATCCAAAAACCGTAAATCTTAGCTACACCGTACGGTGAACGAGGGTAGAAAGGTGTCGTCTCTTTTTGTGGAACTTCTTGAACCTTCCCGTACAATTCGGATGTAGAAGCCTGATATACACGAGTCTTATCTACTAGACCTAGAATTCGAACAGCTTCAAGAATATTTAATGTACCTTTCCCATCTACATCAAGGGTATATCCAGGCATATCGAAAGATACACGAACATGCGACTGTGCCGCTAAATTATAGATTTCGTCTGGTTGAATATCACCAATCAAACGAGTAATGTTTAGGGCATCTGTTACGTCTCCATAATGCAAATGGAAGTTTTTGTTATCTTTTAATACTTTTGCTTCCTCTGTAGTCATAACATCCTCGAGGCGTTCTTGGTTATAAGAAGAACTACGTCTGATTACACCATGAACTTCATATCCTTTATCTAATAAAAATTCTACTAAGTACGATCCGTCTTGTCCTGTAACACCAGTAACTAATGCTTTTTTCATATTATCCTCCAAGCGATATATTAATTATTTTTATTCTCTAGGAACCAATTATAAGCTTTGGTTAAGCCTTCCTCTAATGAGGTTGAAGCCTTCCAACCAAGATTATTAATTCTTGTAACATCGACGAGTTTACGTGGTGTCCCGTCTGGTTTACTTGTATCAAACTTTATTTCTCCCTGATATCCAACAATAGATTTGACTTTTTCTGCAAGCTCCTTAATTGAAATGTCATCTCCCACTCCAATGTTTACAATTTCATTCTCATTGTAATTTTCCATCAAGAACAGACAAGCTTCAGCTAAATCTTCTGAATACAAGAACTCTCTCTTGGGAGTACCGGTACCCCAAACCTCAACAAACGGAGTATTTTGTTGCTTTGCTTCATGAAATTTTCTAATAAGAGCTGGCAGAACATGTGATGTGTGAAGATCAAAGTTGTCATTTGGGCCATATAGATTAGTTGGCATTGCCGAAATATACTTTGTACCATATTGTCGATTATAGGATTGGCACATATTTATACCAGCAATCTTAGCAATTGCGTATGGTGCGTTTGTTGGTTCTAGCTCTCCTGTAAGTAGGTATTCTTCTTTTAAAGGCTGAGGAGCTAATTTAGGATAAATACATGTACTTCCTAGAAATAGAAGCTTCTTAACATTGTTTCTATATGAAGCATCAATAACATTCGTTTGAATTAATAAGTTATCTCTAATAAAATCAGCAGGATATTCATTGTTTGCCACAATCCCACCTACTTTAGCTGCAGCTAGAAATACAAATTCTGGCTTTTCTTCTTCAAAGAATACGTCAACATCTTGTTTAGATCTAAGGTCTAATTCAGAGCTTGTTTTCACAACTAGATTTGAATAACCTTCCTTTATTAATGCATTGTAAATAGATGATCCCACAAGTCCTCTGTGACCAGCTACATATATCTTTGAATTTTTATTCATGATTGTCACCTCGTATATTTATTATGGTTAAGTAGAAACATTAATATGAACTACACTTAATAATTTTGAAAAACCCTGTAGATTATTTCAAAAATAAAGAGAACCAATCATACATTCAGATTGATTCTCCATTATTAATTGTTACGTTTAGACTAAATATCAAATAATAGAATTTTACAACCAATATGATGAATGAAGTTTCAATTCTTACTTTTAACCTCTACAGAGCTTCTGTAGATTTTGTTGGTTTTTGTTCTAATTGCATACCTTCCTGGACACCGTCACCTTTTAAAACCCTTGAAATTGTTAATAAGAAAATTTTAAGATCAAATGAAAAGGATAGGTTATTAATGTATAAGCCGTCTAACCTTGCTTTTTCTTTATAGCCAATCGTATCTCTTCCATTAATTTGTGCAAATCCTGTTAACCCAGGTAACACACTATATACATTATTCTTAACACGCTCATAATAAAGTTCCTTTTCATCTTTAATTATAGGTCTTGGGCCTATTATACTCATTTCACCCTTAACTATATTTATAATTTGCGGTAACTCATCAAGACTACTTTTACGCAAAAATTTACCTACCTTAGTTATATGATAATCAGGGTCTTCAAGTAAATAGGTAGGCATGTTTTTTGGGGTATCCACCCTCATAGTCCTAAATTTATATACGTAGAACTCTTTCTCATCTTTGCCTAGTCTAAGTTGTTTAAAGAATAATGGCCCTTTGGAATCCAACTTGATTAGAATTCCAATTAAAACAAAGAAGGGTAGTAATAAAGTTAATGCAATTAACGAGAGAAGGAAATCAATCGGTCTTTTTACATAATTTCGATAGAACATATTAACCCCCACCATTACAAGATAAGATATATATTTTTTTCTATGTCTGATATAACTTTGATTAATAATATGCTAGAAATCTAAACTTATAAACTTTCCGCCTATTTATCCTCACTTAACAAGGACGAATTACCTAAACTATACTATCACAAATATGAAACTTTAAAAATACTTTTTTTTGGAAATATTTTTGTATTTTTTGTCATTTGCCAAATTGTATTCTAACATAGATGAAAGTACTTTGGGGAACAATTTTATGAATAAAATTGCAATTTATATTTCGTAACATTTATTTAGACGTAACCTTTTATTGGAAAGTTTCTTTTCCAGATCTTTTTTATATAATTTTTTTATTGAAGTACTGTATCCTCCACTGAACCTATTCCACCGAGTATAGTTATGTCCTTTATCCCATATTTATTTAGAACTGACTCCGTAACATCTGGTAAGGTTTCTTTTTTAGTTAACAATAAGCCTGTCCCTTGTTTTGTAATTAGAACAGAGCCGGTTAGTGCATCTGCGAAACTAGTCCCACTTGATATATAAGTCCTATTTGCTTCTTGGAAGTACGTATTAAAGATATTTGCAGCTACTTCGTATCGATCTTTTCCACCAATCCTTGTTGGGTTAGGTAAAGAATAATATACTGAAGGGCTAACACTTCCTTCACCCCCTACAACAATAGATGAAGTAACAGGATGTGTACTTAAAAATTCTTTGGTTTCATAAGGTAACTCATTTGTCTTTGTCAAAAGAATAGGTACACCTACTTTTGAAGCATACGGCGCAATAGC containing:
- a CDS encoding sugar phosphate nucleotidyltransferase, translating into MKLVLLSGGSGKRLWPLSNDTRSKQFLKVLKDENAQNQSMVQRVWGQLKTVGLANSAVIATSKMQRDMIHSQVGFDVPLIIEPERRDTFPAIALAASYLYTVQNVSEDEIIAVLPVDPFVETTFFDKVKQLEEAVKQSKADLGLLGVQPTYPSTKYGYIVPNSSEDTNSYKTVSSFAEKPNEEKAQRLLEQNALWNCGVFAFKLKYILEILENKNLPLDYYHLEANYSELPKISFDYEVVEKADKIIVLPYDGYWKDLGTWNTLTEEMTVNKIGKGVISSDSKNTHLINELDIPVTIVGLDDVVVAVSPDGILVSDKAKSPNIKELISQFDSPPMYEERVWGWSKTLDYGKYDGGQEMITKRICIREGSNSSYHFHNMRDEVWTIVRGEGELALDSEILNVKAGDTIHLPAGKRHGIKATSELEFIEVQTGINISEEDFTRLLFKWDDVVKYIEERKEEKIPSIN
- the fcl gene encoding GDP-L-fucose synthase produces the protein MNKNSKIYVAGHRGLVGSSIYNALIKEGYSNLVVKTSSELDLRSKQDVDVFFEEEKPEFVFLAAAKVGGIVANNEYPADFIRDNLLIQTNVIDASYRNNVKKLLFLGSTCIYPKLAPQPLKEEYLLTGELEPTNAPYAIAKIAGINMCQSYNRQYGTKYISAMPTNLYGPNDNFDLHTSHVLPALIRKFHEAKQQNTPFVEVWGTGTPKREFLYSEDLAEACLFLMENYNENEIVNIGVGDDISIKELAEKVKSIVGYQGEIKFDTSKPDGTPRKLVDVTRINNLGWKASTSLEEGLTKAYNWFLENKNN
- a CDS encoding phospho-sugar mutase; protein product: MNWEKNIERWTKKNDLDTELKQQLNDIQDNKSMLEDSFYKHLEFGTGGMRGEIGPGINRMNIYTIRRASEGLAKYIDHQGENAKQRGLVIAYDSRHKSREFALEVAKTAGKHGVKVYLFEELRPTPLLSFAVRYLNAVSGVVITASHNPPEYNGFKVYGEDGGQLPPEGVNEIIKYINEVEDELIVAVEQEEVLLEKELLTYIGKKVDSAYITALENIQQNKELVKKVSRDLKIVFSPLHGTANHPVRDGLKAFGFENVTIVKEQELPDPNFSTVTSPNPEEHAAFELAIAYGERENADLLLATDPDADRLGVAVKNQSGEYIVLTGNQLGGLMLEYLLSQKKEQGTLPSNGVVVKTIVTSEIGREIAKAYGIETIDTLTGFKFIGEKIHEFEQTKSNTFLFGYEESYGYLVGDFVRDKDAVQSAVFVAEVAAFYKAKGKSLYEGLLEIFEKYGFYREDLKSITLKGIDGAQRIAYIMDQFRKQPLLEVAGLQVRTIEDYSKGKSLDIISGSENVIDLPKSNVLKFHLSDGSWFCLRPSGTEPKAKFYFGVKAENLEQSEKKLESICTFVMEEVNRLVSN
- a CDS encoding sugar transferase; translated protein: MFYRNYVKRPIDFLLSLIALTLLLPFFVLIGILIKLDSKGPLFFKQLRLGKDEKEFYVYKFRTMRVDTPKNMPTYLLEDPDYHITKVGKFLRKSSLDELPQIINIVKGEMSIIGPRPIIKDEKELYYERVKNNVYSVLPGLTGFAQINGRDTIGYKEKARLDGLYINNLSFSFDLKIFLLTISRVLKGDGVQEGMQLEQKPTKSTEAL
- the gmd gene encoding GDP-mannose 4,6-dehydratase yields the protein MKKALVTGVTGQDGSYLVEFLLDKGYEVHGVIRRSSSYNQERLEDVMTTEEAKVLKDNKNFHLHYGDVTDALNITRLIGDIQPDEIYNLAAQSHVRVSFDMPGYTLDVDGKGTLNILEAVRILGLVDKTRVYQASTSELYGKVQEVPQKETTPFYPRSPYGVAKIYGFWITKNYRESYNMFAVNGILFNHESERRGETFVTRKITLAAARIAQGKQTKLSLGNLDSLRDWGYAKDYVECMWLILQHQNPEDFVIATGEMHTVREFVELSFKHVGIEIEWKGNGVEEKGINKATGETIVDVDPKFFRPAEVDQLLGDPNKAKTLLGWNPTRTSFEELVRLMVEADMKKVEKEQTAKKMFD